The following are encoded together in the Vigna unguiculata cultivar IT97K-499-35 chromosome 2, ASM411807v1, whole genome shotgun sequence genome:
- the LOC114166827 gene encoding uncharacterized protein LOC114166827, which yields MALLEEKRVEEELSYPIMVAERVRSAVDEADSFKVECSEVWKQVDRLLQMLRTLVRFATATNTSAASPSLYERPIRRVAAETAKNLDRALALVRKCKRRSILHRVVSIVSAADFRKVLAHLDASVGDMKWLLSIFDADGGIVLSLPPIASNDPILSWVWSFIASLQMGQLNDRIEAANELASLAQDNDRNKKIIVEECGVPPLLKLFKEGTSPLAQIAAAGALCHLANDLERVRVIVSEHGVPAVVQVLSDSPVRVQTLAANLVARMAKHDPVAQEDFARENVIRPLVTLLSFDTFVDDQWGHLGKQSIHSIVQINKELGKGTRGGRHFSNSYSNSYLFAEGSSRGGNHRKERENEDPEVKLQLKVSCAEALWMLARGSVTNSRKITETKGMLCLAKIVQNEQGELQFNCLMTIMEVAVAAESNADLRRAAFKTNSPAAKIVVEQLLRIIKEVDSPALQIPAMKSIGALARTFPARETRVIQPLVAQMSNRNAEVADEAAVALSKFASPDNFLHVEHSKTIIEFNGIPALMRLLRSNEVTQMHDGLTLLCYLALHAGNSESLEQARVLTVLEGADRTVLPQHLKELVSRAIIHLNLYHAGMNSQRMSYLP from the coding sequence ATGGCGTTGTTGGAGGAGAAGCGAGTGGAGGAAGAGTTATCGTACCCGATTATGGTGGCGGAGCGAGTTCGCTCGGCGGTGGACGAGGCCGACTCGTTCAAAGTTGAGTGCTCGGAGGTGTGGAAGCAGGTCGATCGCCTCCTCCAAATGCTCCGAACCCTCGTCCGCTTCGCCACGGCCACCAACACCTCCGCCGCGTCGCCGTCGCTCTACGAACGTCCCATCCGCCGCGTCGCTGCCGAGACGGCGAAGAATCTGGACCGCGCTCTCGCCCTCGTGCGCAAGTGCAAGCGCCGGAGCATCCTCCACCGTGTCGTCTCCATCGTTAGCGCCGCCGATTTCCGGAAAGTCCTGGCACACCTGGACGCCTCCGTGGGTGATATGAAGTGGCTCCTCAGCATCTTCGACGCTGACGGCGGCATTGTCCTCTCGCTCCCTCCGATAGCCAGCAACGACCCCATTCTATCTTGGGTATGGTCTTTCATCGCTTCCCTTCAAATGGGTCAATTAAACGATAGAATCGAGGCTGCGAATGAACTTGCTTCTTTAGCTCAAGATAACGATAGGAATAAGAAGATCATAGTTGAGGAATGTGGGGTGCCTCCTTTGTTGAAGCTTTTCAAGGAAGGCACTTCCCCTCTTGCTCAAATTGCTGCTGCAGGTGCTTTGTGTCATTTGGCTAATGATTTGGAGAGGGTTAGAGTGATTGTGAGTGAGCATGGTGTGCCTGCTGTTGTGCAGGTTCTCAGTGACTCCCCCGTGAGGGTTCAGACCCTGGCTGCCAATTTGGTTGCCAGGATGGCCAAGCATGACCCTGTGGCTCAGGAGGATTTCGCCCGGGAGAACGTGATTAGACCGCTTGTGACACTCTTGTCGTTTGACACCTTTGTGGATGATCAATGGGGTCATTTGGGGAAGCAAAGCATTCATTCCATTGTTCAGATTAATAAGGAGTTGGGAAAGGGTACCCGGGGTGGTCGCCATTTTTCGAATTCCTACTCGAATTCGTATTTGTTTGCGGAGGGAAGTAGCAGGGGAGGGAATCATAGGAAGGAGAGGGAGAATGAGGATCCTGAGGTGAAGCTTCAGCTGAAGGTTAGTTGCGCTGAGGCGTTGTGGATGCTTGCGCGAGGGAGTGTGACCAACAGTAGGAAGATAACTGAGACCAAAGGGATGCTTTGTTTGGCTAAGATTGTTCAGAATGAGCAAGGAGAGCTGCAGTTTAATTGCTTGATGACGATAATGGAGGTAGCCGTAGCTGCTGAATCCAATGCTGACCTTCGTCGAGCAGCGTTTAAGACCAATTCTCCGGCTGCTAAGATTGTTGTGGAACAGCTGCTGAGGATAATTAAAGAGGTGGATAGCCCTGCATTGCAAATTCCAGCTATGAAGTCCATTGGTGCGTTGGCTAGGACGTTTCCCGCTAGAGAGACTCGGGTAATTCAACCTCTAGTTGCACAGATGAGTAATAGAAATGCAGAAGTAGCAGATGAGGCAGCAGTTGCTCTTTCCAAATTTGCTTCTCCAGATAATTTCCTACATGTTGAGCATTCTAAGACGATAATTGAATTCAATGGCATCCCGGCATTGATGAGACTGCTCAGGAGTAATGAAGTTACCCAGATGCATGACGGGCTAACTCTTCTTTGCTACCTTGCACTTCATGCTGGCAACAGTGAGTCCTTGGAGCAAGCAAGGGTGTTGACAGTGCTTGAAGGTGCAGACAGAACAGTTCTTCCTCAGCATCTAAAGGAATTGGTCTCCAGGGCAATAATCCACCTCAATTTGTATCATGCAGGAATGAATTCTCAAAGGATGTCATATTTGCCTTGA